Proteins found in one Panicum hallii strain FIL2 chromosome 4, PHallii_v3.1, whole genome shotgun sequence genomic segment:
- the LOC112888440 gene encoding uncharacterized protein LOC112888440, with product MEVEKAKCECCGFTEECTPAYIAAVRAEYLGRWVCGLCAEAVGDEIRREDGTLTTAEALDRHVAFARAPRARPRKAAAASPDDLVAAVARLLRRCLDSPPASPAAPAPPQGRKVAAGPGCPDAADA from the coding sequence ATGGAGGTGGAGAAGGCCAAGTGCGAGTGCTGCGGGTTCACGGAGGAGTGCACGCCGGCGTACATCGCGGCGGTGCGGGCCGAGTACCTGGGCCGCTGGGTCTGCGGCCTCTGCGCCGAGGCGGTGGGCGACGAGATCCGGCGCGAGGACGGGACGCTCACCACGGCCGAGGCGCTGGACCGCCACGTCGCgttcgcgcgcgcgccgcgcgccCGGCCCAGGAAGGCGGCTGCGGCGTCCCCCGACGACCTCGTCGCGGCCGTGGCGCGGCTGCTCCGGCGCTGCCTCGACTCGCCGCCCGCgtcccccgccgcgcccgcgccgccgcagggCCGGAAGGTGGCCGCGGGGCCCGGGTGCCCCGACGCGGCCGACGCCTGA